From a single Glycine soja cultivar W05 chromosome 19, ASM419377v2, whole genome shotgun sequence genomic region:
- the LOC114399320 gene encoding putative pentatricopeptide repeat-containing protein At5g52630: MVVLSDCRDICKVLVWFTHTRSLRKGLQLHGQVIKLGFEAIPLVCHHLINFYSKTNLPHSSLKLFDSFPHKSATTWSSVISSFAQNDLPLPALRFFRRMLRHGLLPDDHTLPTAAKSVAALSSLPLALSLHALSLKTAHHHDVFVGSSLVDTYAKCGDVNLARKVFDEMPHKNVVSWSGMIYGYSQMGLDEEALNLFKRALEQDYDIRVNDFTLSSVLRVCSASTLFELGKQVHGLCFKTSFDSSCFVASSLISLYSKCGVVEGGYKVFEEVKVRNLGMWNAMLIACAQHAHTGRTFELFEEMERVGVKPNFITFLCLLYACSHAGLVEKGEHCFGLMKEHGIEPGSQHYATLVDLLGRAGKLEEAVLVIKEMPMQPTESVWGALLTGCRIHGNTELASFVADKVFEMGAVSSGIQVLLSNAYAAAGRWEEAARARKMMRDQGIKKETGLSWVEEGNRVHTFAAGDRSHGKTREIYEKLEELGEEMAKAGYVADTSFVLKEVDGDEKSQTIRYHSERLAIAFGLITFPPEWPIRVMKNLRVCGDCHTAIKFISKCTGRVIIVRDNNRFHRFEDGKCTCGDYW; encoded by the coding sequence ATGGTTGTTCTGAGCGACTGCAGAGACATTTGCAAGGTGCTGGTGTGGTTCACACACACAAGGTCCCTCCGGAAGGGTCTCCAACTCCATGGGCAAGTTATCAAATTAGGGTTCGAAGCCATTCCATTGGTGTGCCACCACTTGATCAACTTCTACTCCAAAACCAACCTCCCTCACTCTTCGCTCAAACTCTTCGATTCTTTTCCCCACAAATCCGCCACCACATGGAGCTCCGTCATCTCCTCCTTCGCCCAGAACGACCTCCCCCTCCCTGCTCTCCGCTTCTTCCGCCGCATGCTCCGCCACGGCCTCCTCCCCGACGATCACACACTCCCCACCGCCGCCAAGTCCGTCGCTGCCCTCTCCTCCCTCCCCCTCGCCCTCTCCCTCCACGCCCTCTCCCTCAAAACCGCCCACCACCACGACGTCTTCGTCGGAAGCTCCCTCGTCGACACGTACGCTAAATGCGGCGACGTCAACCTCGCGCGCAAGGTGTTCGACGAAATGCCTCACAAAAACGTCGTCTCCTGGAGCGGTATGATATACGGATATTCTCAGATGGGTCTCGACGAGGAGGCTTTGAACCTGTTTAAACGTGCTCTGGAGCAGGATTATGATATAAGGGTTAATGATTTTACGCTTTCTAGTGTTTTGAGGGTGTGTAGTGCTTCCACGTTGTTTGAGCTGGGGAAGCAAGTGCATGGACTGTGCTTTAAAACAAGTTTTGATTCTTCATGCTTTGTGGCTAGCTCGTTGATCTCGTTGTACTCTAAGTGCGGGGTTGTAGAAGGAGGTTACAAGGTTTTTGAGGAGGTGAAAGTTAGGAACCTTGGCATGTGGAACGCAATGTTGATTGCGTGTGCTCAGCATGCACATACAGGGAGAACATTTGAGCTGTTTGAAGAGATGGAGCGTGTTGGGGTGAAGCCTAACTTCATCACATTTTTGTGTCTGCTTTATGCGTGCAGCCATGCAGGGTTGGTGGAGAAGGGGGAACACTGCTTTGGGTTGATGAAGGAGCATGGTATTGAACCGGGGTCGCAGCATTATGCTACATTGGTGGATTTGCTTGGTCGTGCTGGGAAGTTGGAGGAAGCGGTTCTGGTTATCAAGGAAATGCCAATGCAGCCCACAGAATCTGTTTGGGGGGCTTTGTTGACAGGGTGTAGGATTCATGGAAACACTGAATTGGCTTCCTTTGTGGCTGATAAGGTTTTTGAGATGGGTGCTGTGAGTTCTGGGATTCAGGTTTTGTTGTCTAATGCTTATGCTGCTGCTGGAAGATGGGAGGAAGCGGCAAGGGCGAGGAAGATGATGAGGGATCAAGGAATAAAGAAGGAAACTGGGTTGAGTTGGGTGGAGGAGGGGAATAGGGTTCATACATTTGCTGCTGGGGATAGGTCTCATGGGAAAACCAGGGAAATTTATGAGAAGTTGGAGGAGTTGGGAGAGGAAATGGCGAAAGCCGGTTATGTTGCAGACACTTCTTTTGTGTTGAAAGAAGTGGATGGGGATGAGAAAAGTCAAACTATAAGGTATCATAGTGAAAGGTTGGCCATTGCGTTTGGACTTATTACTTTCCCTCCAGAATGGCCTATCAGGGTAATGAAGAACTTGCGAGTTTGTGGTGATTGCCACACTGCCATCAAGTTTATTAGCAAGTGTACTGGAAGGGTGATTATTGTGAGGGACAATAACCGGTTCCACCGATTTGAGGATGGGAAATGCACTTGTGGAGATTATTGGTGA